From the genome of Oscillatoria sp. FACHB-1407, one region includes:
- a CDS encoding GNAT family N-acetyltransferase, translating into MNSVCEDSPFLIRGARQQDLGSLAEVLTHSFHTRDGVLGLMYPLLRLGIYEDLRTRLRTQAPHYACIVAVKRSPLAESFTRVNNPVVASITEALAGTVEIGLRTQPPWHVRSQQYLYLSNLAVGKEFRRQGVAFQLLRACERIALDWGYRDLYLHVLENNQPARQLYLKAGYQIQREESGLGNWFLGQPKQLFLHKHLSGS; encoded by the coding sequence GTGAATAGCGTTTGTGAGGATTCCCCGTTTTTGATCCGGGGAGCACGCCAACAAGATCTTGGAAGCTTAGCCGAAGTTCTAACCCACAGTTTTCATACCAGGGATGGGGTGTTGGGTTTGATGTATCCGTTGTTGCGGCTTGGTATCTATGAAGATTTGCGAACTCGCCTGCGGACTCAGGCTCCCCACTATGCCTGCATTGTTGCAGTCAAGCGATCGCCCCTGGCAGAGTCCTTCACACGGGTCAACAATCCAGTCGTCGCTTCCATCACCGAAGCCCTGGCAGGCACTGTTGAGATTGGCTTACGCACCCAACCTCCCTGGCATGTTCGCAGTCAGCAGTATCTCTATCTTTCAAATCTTGCCGTTGGCAAGGAATTTCGGCGGCAGGGTGTGGCATTCCAACTGTTGAGAGCCTGCGAACGGATTGCTCTCGACTGGGGGTACAGAGACTTGTATTTGCACGTTTTGGAGAATAATCAGCCTGCTCGACAACTCTATCTCAAAGCGGGATACCAGATTCAGCGCGAAGAATCTGGGCTGGGCAACTGGTTTTTGGGGCAACCCAAGCAGTTGTTTTTGCATAAACATCTGAGTGGGTCATAG
- a CDS encoding GspE/PulE family protein has translation MQTSLTAPVVLSAWKRLRNNEITCDQALKLLVNEQGLVNLYLIDREVSYRFLREFPDPSLLPPVVPLLLWRNCYYLGSPVSLPPEQIRQLSDRTFTDIKIIPIADRSYRAWYHTYNLDENRISANPLVNPLTGEVEAENIAEVTELYLSKAADQISKIKTIISGALRNRASDIHLEPTTEGLRVRYRIDGILRDITTLPLEISRRCIVALKVMSDMDIAESRRPQDARIGERYTAGQEGDLGLDMRVSTLPCMGGEKAVIRLLPRENPFTCMDELGFTPKALVTYKHWLQQPQGMVIFTGPTGSGKTSTLYTSLQAIATEYVNVVTVEDPVEYILPRITQTQVHEPAGMTFAAGLRAILRQDPDIIMVGEIRDAETAETAVRAALTGHLVLTTLHTNDAVSAIPRLKDIGPDPGLISDALLGIVAQRLVRRVCPHCAESYTPTDKDLKILQLHPKHANPTTWRKGKGCSKCFNSGYLGREAIIELLNVDDRIRQIIYEGTMTQLHRYLQESQFESFRIAAIAKVTSGITTVEEVLRVLPHSALHRRSHRPVVEEGKVVSAEVVGS, from the coding sequence ATGCAAACCTCTCTGACTGCTCCGGTTGTTTTGTCAGCATGGAAACGGCTACGAAATAATGAAATTACCTGTGATCAAGCATTAAAACTGCTTGTCAATGAACAGGGACTCGTCAATCTCTATCTCATCGATCGAGAAGTTAGTTATCGGTTTTTGCGGGAGTTTCCAGACCCCAGCCTGCTGCCTCCAGTGGTGCCGTTGTTACTCTGGCGCAATTGCTATTATCTGGGTAGCCCAGTGTCGCTGCCTCCAGAGCAGATTCGGCAGTTGAGCGATCGCACCTTCACCGACATCAAAATCATTCCCATCGCCGATCGCAGTTATCGCGCCTGGTATCACACCTACAATCTCGACGAAAACCGCATCAGTGCCAATCCACTCGTGAATCCCCTGACGGGCGAGGTGGAGGCAGAAAACATTGCCGAAGTCACAGAGCTTTACCTGTCGAAGGCAGCCGACCAGATTAGCAAAATCAAGACCATTATTTCCGGGGCATTGCGAAATCGGGCGAGCGATATCCACCTGGAACCAACCACCGAGGGGTTGCGGGTGCGCTATCGGATCGACGGCATTTTGCGAGACATCACTACCCTGCCCCTGGAAATTAGCCGTCGCTGCATTGTTGCCCTCAAAGTCATGTCAGATATGGACATCGCTGAGAGCCGTCGCCCCCAGGATGCCCGCATTGGGGAACGCTACACCGCTGGTCAGGAGGGAGATCTAGGACTGGATATGCGGGTCAGCACCCTTCCCTGTATGGGGGGTGAAAAGGCGGTAATTCGCTTGTTGCCTCGCGAAAACCCGTTTACCTGTATGGATGAACTGGGCTTCACCCCAAAAGCGTTGGTGACCTACAAACACTGGTTGCAGCAACCCCAGGGGATGGTGATCTTTACGGGTCCGACCGGGTCAGGCAAAACCAGCACCCTGTATACGAGCTTGCAGGCGATCGCCACCGAGTATGTGAATGTCGTAACGGTCGAAGATCCGGTGGAATACATTCTGCCGCGCATCACCCAAACCCAGGTTCATGAGCCTGCCGGGATGACCTTTGCCGCAGGGCTACGAGCCATCTTGCGGCAAGACCCCGACATCATCATGGTGGGCGAGATCCGCGATGCTGAAACCGCTGAAACGGCAGTTCGGGCTGCCCTCACGGGACACCTGGTACTCACAACCCTGCACACCAACGATGCCGTCAGTGCCATTCCTCGCCTCAAGGACATTGGTCCTGACCCTGGCTTAATCAGCGATGCCCTCCTGGGAATCGTCGCCCAACGGCTCGTCCGTCGGGTCTGTCCCCACTGTGCTGAATCCTACACTCCAACGGATAAAGACCTGAAGATCTTACAGTTACATCCCAAGCACGCCAACCCAACCACCTGGCGGAAAGGAAAAGGCTGCTCTAAGTGCTTTAACTCCGGTTATTTGGGACGTGAAGCCATTATCGAACTGCTGAATGTAGACGATCGCATCCGTCAGATTATCTACGAGGGCACTATGACCCAACTGCATCGTTACTTACAAGAGAGCCAATTTGAATCCTTCCGTATTGCCGCGATCGCCAAAGTCACCAGCGGCATTACGACCGTCGAGGAAGTGCTGCGTGTCTTGCCCCATAGTGCTCTCCATCGGCGATCGCACCGCCCAGTTGTGGAGGAAGGTAAGGTGGTGAGCGCAGAAGTCGTTGGGTCATAG